The DNA window ACTCGACGATCTTGATGATCTGAAGCTTGCATAAACAAGAGGGCATCATCCGCGAAGAGCAAATGTGAGACTCTAGGGTTGTTCCTCAAAATTCTGACCCCAGTTATACCTCCCCTAACTTCCTCTAAATGCAGTAGAGACGGGAGACTTTCTGAGCACAGAAGAAACAAAACAGGGACATCGGATCACCTTGGCGGAGGCCCTGTGAAGGCTTGATAAACCCATGAGAGGAGTCGTTAAAGTTCAGCAAATTAAGAGACCGAAGTAATACACCTCATGATCCACTTAATCCTTACATGGTGAAAAACCAATTTCCGTAAGACACGCTTAAGGAAAATCCACTTTATCCTTTCATAGGTTTTCCTCATGTCGAGCTTCAAGGCAAGCTTGAAGGTAGTGCCGCCTCTCTGAGTCTTCAAATGATGTGTTAGCTCATGAGCCAAAAGGATGTTATCCAAAATGTTCTTGCCCTTCACAAAGGCGCTTCGATTTTCACTAACGGTGTTGGTCGCAATTTGACTTGAACTAATCTCACACCCAACGGCCAAAACTGAACCATTCTTCCAATAATTAGTATCATAGACAAGATACAAATGATATTTAGATACAATGAATCCTTCTTTTAATAAGTGGTATTAACCACAGACATTCTTATAAAGAAATTTCATGTTCGAATCTCattcttatatataaaaaacaatcaaatataaatcaaatcacATTATAGACTTATCTAACACTAATAAGAATTTTAGAATAACAAAAacaatctcaattttttttatgaatacaatctcaaattaataacaaataccTGGGATAAATTAGGTGTAGGCGACAAGTCCGGATAATACAATACACATATCCACATAGGTTATCCTACTCTCCTCCTCCCCTTGCATTGGGTAGCCAGCTAACTAATGTGGCTTCCACCCAAACATGGTTGCCTTACAtgcatattttttaaattattaagtttaatattttagttttataaattattaaatttttttattttaatttaaatatgcatGTGTTACCTGGTAtatgtaataaataataaaattcataaatacaTCTTACTTGGCTATATGCTACGTAcatgaataatatttattatttatataacatgttgtatatgtttaataacattaaataaaaatattttaaattttaataaatctcaattaattaatttaaacttttcaagTTCAGCGTttaaaatttagccaaaataataaaaagcaTCATTTTCaatattcttttttctttcaatcaTCTTACTACGGTCTCCTTCTCTAATCGTCTGCCATTTTTCACCTCGATCGCCCTCTTTTTTTCATTCTCTTTTAGTTTtgtcactataaatttttaaggTGCATGTGCCTTAGTTATACaattgattttgtaaaaaagaaaatatttgttCTTCTTGAGAGCTATACTCTGAATATAGGCAGAGCCTTGACAAGTACATACATTAAAAATACACCAACAACCAAACTAAATCGCGCCTTTTCTGTAACTTGAGGCATCAAACATAAAATCAGAAGTTGATTTAAAGTCACTGAAAATACGGTTGAGGATCGCTGCTAATCTGACTCCGCCTTGAGCTAGCCGCAGAGTTACTATTGATTTTCTCGACAGAAAATAATCATCTGCAACAACCATATagtaattatataattagtTCATTCTAATGGACCAAAACACACAAATGGACATGAATTTATTGCTATATTACAcatattctatttttataatgtaatattttaaaaagatgtGTTCGGCTATTTTCCATTTAagcatttttaatttcaaatgtaTTTATGGCTTACCTTCTAATACCGATCCTTCATTTGCATCTCTGTATGCCCAATCACATGCTGCTTTGATACCTTCAGATGCATATCTGTTGAAGATTACCAAAATTTATAATCATTGACCATCTTAAACATTGTATTCTAACTAAACTAATGTTGCGAAAGCTACATGTTAGGGCAGACTGGCTTGTTTCGGCTGCACGCTTCCCATTTCGGAACTAGATCGGACCACGCTGTCTGTTGCTCATAGCATATTAAACAAAATTGATTATAAAAAGAATGATATTATACAAATAAGTGGTTTAATTCGATCAATAAAATACCGTAATGTTCTGTTGAATTGCATCAATCATGTCTTCAACATTAGAGTCGTAAAACCTTTCCTGGTCTGTCTCAATTATACTGACATCCCAAACCTGTATGTTTGTATTGGTATTAGCAataaaatttaggccaaatgttgtaaaaagaccaaacgtttcacaaaagtcctgacctttcaattttgtcgattttggccaaaaactgattatttggtttcacaaaagtcctgacctttcaattttgtcgattttggccaaaaactgattatttggtttcacaaaagtcctgacctttcaattttgtcgattttggtcaaaaatgaattatttggtttcacaaaagtactgatctttcaatatttggcatttgccacataggcgccacataggcgtcatataggcaaattgaa is part of the Mercurialis annua linkage group LG3, ddMerAnnu1.2, whole genome shotgun sequence genome and encodes:
- the LOC126672793 gene encoding uncharacterized protein LOC126672793, whose amino-acid sequence is MKFLYKNVCVLAVGCEISSSQIATNTVSENRSAFVKGKNILDNILLAHELTHHLKTQRGGTTFKLALKLDMRKTYERIKWIFLKRVLRKLVFHHVRIKWIMRSSRSSSGRSSPIVLPRILKVHSVGGQDRYLGLSALL